In Gossypium raimondii isolate GPD5lz chromosome 12, ASM2569854v1, whole genome shotgun sequence, a single window of DNA contains:
- the LOC105764209 gene encoding uncharacterized protein LOC105764209, which produces MGLSMFFVICILHSVIAITSGSLIMFYLHEIYILGHGVETAQKLLGSTPHDQLLIQTSNSFVGLLLFVVGFLVFMVAFIKDNLFRSFFAKGCVLLHLSMAVWRVNFERRLEDLAWDWPRQVMGDILLALSWVFFLLYTWKAKYD; this is translated from the coding sequence ATGGGTTTGTCCATGTTCTTTGTAATCTGCATTCTCCACTCCGTGATTGCCATAACGAGTGGATCCTTAATAATGTTCTATCTCCACGAGATCTATATACTCGGCCACGGTGTTGAAACGGCTCAAAAGCTTTTAGGGTCAACCCCACATGATCAATTGTTAATTCAGACATCCAATTCATTTGTTGGGTTGCTTCTGTTTGTAGTTGGGTTCTTGGTGTTCATGGTAGCCTTTATCAAAGACAACCTGTTCCGGAGCTTTTTCGCCAAAGGATGTGTACTCCTTCACTTATCAATGGCTGTGTGGAGGGTTAATTTTGAGAGGAGGTTAGAGGATCTGGCTTGGGATTGGCCGAGACAAGTGATGGGTGATATTCTGCTGGCTCTATCTTGGGTCTTCTTTTTACTCTATACTTGGAAGGCGAAGTATGACTAG
- the LOC105764208 gene encoding pentatricopeptide repeat-containing protein At2g20710, mitochondrial: MKLVIGSNPWTYSCISRILRVVAYSTNTLSPNASPSKPPDTLPIRVSRSGHPKASIVPVLNQWLEEGKAIKQSMLHTIIRHLRSFGRFKQALEVSEFMSEEMRYGISVGDMAVRLDLISKVHGIEQAEKYFDSLPDTMRTFQVYGALLNCYAHHKCLEKAEATLQIMRESGHLSNAVSYNVMLNLYSRLGKHDKLDVLMQEMKEKGIKHDAFTNNIRLNAYASSSDIEGMEKFLTTIENDVEVSVDWHAYVAAASAYLKARLTEKALEMLSRAEQLVTQASRKHAYEIFLTLYTNLGRKDDVYRIWRLYGNLGKFFNSGYLCMISSLVKLDDLDGAERILAEWESGYSYYDARIPNVMISAYCRRGFIKKAEAYTVSLIERGVIKEPDAFILNSLATGYQMDGQMSKAVETMKAAILSSSSGWKPNLCTLAACLKFLEGEDNLEAAKELLQLLQVRGHLSNDVYNGLVKNILDGNVDVSALDQTKGGSETLDEESTRTHEGQIEASS, from the exons ATGAAGCTTGTTATTGGATCAAATCCATGGACCTATTCTTGCATTTCTAGGATTCTGAGAGTTGTCGCCTACTCCACTAACACCCTTAGCCCCAACGCCTCCCCTTCAAAGCCACCAGACACTCTGCCCATCCGCGTCTCTCGATCCGGACATCCCAAAGCCTCCATCGTCCCTGTCCTCAACCAATGGCTCGAAGAGGGCAAAGCCATCAAGCAATCCATGCTCCACACTATAATCAGACATCTCCGCAGTTTCGGACGCTTCAAGCAAGCCCTCGAG GTGTCCGAGTTTATGAGCGAAGAAATgaggtatggtatttcagttGGCGACATGGCTGTGAGGCTGGATTTGATCTCGAAAGTTCACGGCATTGAACAAGCTGAGAAATACTTTGATAGTCTTCCTGACACTATGAGAACTTTCCAGGTATATGGCGCCCTTTTAAATTGCTATGCGCACCACAAATGTTTAGAAAAAGCAGAGGCCACTTTGCAAATTATGAGGGAATCGGGGCATCTTAGTAATGCAGTCTCCTATAATGTGATGTTAAATCTCTACAGTCGCCTAGGAAAACATGATAAGTTGGATGTCCTAATGCAAGAGATGAAAGAAAAGGGAATCAAGCATGATGCTTTCACCAACAATATTCGGCTGAATGCCTATGCATCCTCTTCTGATATTGAGGGGATGGAGAAATTCCTGACCACAATTGAAAATGATGTTGAAGTCTCTGTGGATTGGCATGCTTATGTTGCTGCTGCAAGTGCATACTTGAAAGCCAGGTTAACTGAAAAGGCTTTAGAAATGTTGAGTAGAGCAGAGCAACTAGTTACTCAGGCATCAAGAAAGCATGCTTATGAAATATTCCTCACACTGTATACTAATCTAGGGAGAAAAGATGATGTATATCGTATATGGAGGTTGTATGGGAACTTGGGGAAATTCTTTAACTCTGGCTATTTATGTATGATAAGCTCATTGGTAAAGTTGGATGATTTGGATGGTGCTGAGAGGATTTTGGCAGAGTGGGAGTCTGGATACTCATATTATGATGCTCGGATTCCAAATGTGATGATCAGTGCCTATTGTAGAAGGGGTTTTATCAAAAAGGCTGAAGCATATACAGTCAGTCTGATAGAAAGAGGTGTGATTAAAGAGCCTGATGcatttattttgaatagtttGGCTACTGGATACCAAATGGATGGGCAGATGTCAAAGGCAGTGGAAACCATGAAGGCTGCAATCTTGTCTAGCAGTTCGGGATGGAAACCTAACCTCTGTACTTTGGCTGCTTGTCTCAAATTCTTGGAAGGAGAGGATAACTTAGAAGCAGCTAAAGAGCTGTTGCAGTTGCTTCAGGTCAGAGGCCATTTGtcaaatgatgtttataatggATTAGTTAAGAATATTTTGGACGGAAACGTGGATGTCAGTGCCCTTGACCAGACAAAAGGAGGCAGTGAAACTCTTGATGAGGAAAGTACAAGGACTCATGAAGGTCAAATTGAGGCTAGCAGCTGA